In one Gemmatimonadota bacterium genomic region, the following are encoded:
- a CDS encoding BMP family ABC transporter substrate-binding protein encodes MEAFGWRPRRSYRLMGRRLAGLVVGFLVLGCGRRGTEPTGLRVALITPGSIADAAWNAGAFEGLQQIKDSLGVVVSHQEARTPGAQEEALRAYAADGYSLIFGHGFEFQQPAERVSAEHPKAVFIVTSGERVQGNVAPLVFRIEEGTFLAGMMAGALTKTGKIGFIGGIELPPIKRGYQGWVAGAQRMNPSVETRVAYLNTFDDAAAGREAALAMIQVGVDLFHHNADEAGKGIFQAAKEHPGVFVFGANADQRGLAPERVYGSAIIDLPRAFLAVAREVKSGTFVPKVESFGLAGGVIRYVANPGLAASIPASLVAKVVAAGDSIVAGTLSPIP; translated from the coding sequence ATGGAGGCATTCGGATGGAGGCCGCGGCGGAGTTACCGACTGATGGGTAGACGGCTGGCTGGATTGGTGGTTGGCTTCCTGGTGCTCGGATGCGGAAGGCGGGGCACCGAGCCGACCGGGCTTCGGGTCGCCCTGATCACCCCCGGTTCCATTGCCGACGCCGCTTGGAACGCCGGTGCGTTTGAGGGTTTGCAGCAAATCAAGGATTCCTTGGGCGTCGTGGTGAGCCATCAAGAGGCGCGCACGCCTGGGGCTCAAGAAGAAGCCCTGCGGGCCTACGCAGCGGACGGGTACTCGCTGATCTTCGGCCACGGGTTTGAATTTCAGCAGCCGGCCGAACGGGTGAGCGCCGAGCACCCAAAGGCCGTGTTTATCGTGACCTCCGGTGAACGGGTCCAGGGGAACGTGGCGCCGTTGGTGTTTCGAATCGAGGAAGGGACGTTTCTCGCCGGGATGATGGCCGGGGCGCTCACGAAAACCGGCAAGATCGGCTTCATCGGCGGGATCGAGCTTCCGCCGATCAAACGCGGGTATCAGGGTTGGGTGGCCGGGGCGCAGCGGATGAACCCTTCGGTGGAAACCCGGGTGGCGTACCTGAACACGTTCGACGATGCCGCGGCCGGCCGAGAGGCGGCGCTCGCGATGATCCAAGTCGGGGTCGATTTGTTTCACCACAATGCCGATGAGGCGGGCAAGGGAATCTTCCAAGCGGCCAAAGAACATCCCGGGGTGTTCGTCTTCGGGGCCAACGCCGACCAGCGTGGCTTGGCTCCCGAGCGAGTCTACGGTTCGGCGATCATCGACTTACCGCGGGCGTTTCTGGCCGTGGCGCGGGAGGTGAAGAGCGGAACCTTCGTGCCCAAGGTGGAGTCGTTCGGCCTGGCCGGCGGGGTGATTCGCTATGTGGCCAATCCGGGCCTGGCTGCGAGCATACCCGCGTCGCTGGTTGCGAAGGTGGTGGCGGCCGGCGATTCGATTGTCGCGGGCACATTGTCGCCGATCCCATGA
- a CDS encoding ATP-binding cassette domain-containing protein gives MGISPPSDGTLTPVLELHGIRKRFGSAIALDGADFVLARGEVHGLLGENGAGKSTLMHLVFGLIQPDDGTIAVRGQMVVLREPAGAKRLGIGMVHQHFTSIPALTVQENLWLAAGRYGAAVGTVAGAGRPDTALGRLRRRLWEGLDPSIRAEALPVGAKQRLEILQALATDAEILLLDEPTAVLAPPEVAGLLALLGEFARGGGSVVFITHKLDEVLAVANRVTVLRRGRVSFSGPVEECTSAGLARAMVGEADAAPLSRPVVPLEGTAGGSTVPTIAGLELRGGEIVGLAAVEGNGQRELLRSLGGPGTAFVPEDRTTEGLIGGFSLTENLVLGLSGDARWVKGPWLDWPAAGRRMDALLTEFGIRASGSDAPARSLSGGNQQKVVLARAFEAKPRLLVAENPTRGLDIQATAFVHQQLRAYTRAGGAVVFYSTDLDEVLALADRVLVVVRGAVIPVLAGASRSAVGAMMLGVGE, from the coding sequence ATGGGAATTTCACCACCATCCGACGGGACTTTGACGCCGGTTCTCGAACTCCACGGGATTCGGAAACGGTTCGGCTCCGCCATCGCGCTGGACGGGGCCGATTTCGTTCTTGCCCGCGGTGAGGTTCACGGATTGTTGGGAGAGAATGGGGCTGGCAAATCGACCCTGATGCACTTGGTTTTTGGCCTCATCCAGCCGGATGACGGCACGATTGCCGTCCGCGGTCAGATGGTGGTGCTCCGGGAACCGGCCGGCGCCAAGCGACTCGGGATCGGCATGGTGCACCAACACTTCACGTCCATTCCGGCACTCACGGTGCAGGAAAATCTCTGGCTCGCGGCCGGTCGCTACGGGGCGGCTGTGGGGACGGTTGCGGGCGCCGGGCGCCCCGACACGGCCCTGGGTCGATTGCGGCGCCGGCTTTGGGAAGGCCTCGATCCGTCGATCCGAGCGGAGGCCCTGCCGGTCGGCGCCAAACAGCGACTTGAAATTCTGCAGGCATTGGCCACCGATGCCGAGATTTTGTTGCTCGACGAGCCGACCGCTGTCTTGGCTCCACCAGAAGTGGCCGGCCTTCTGGCCCTGCTTGGCGAGTTTGCCAGGGGTGGTGGTTCGGTGGTGTTCATTACCCACAAACTCGACGAAGTGCTCGCGGTGGCGAACCGGGTGACCGTGCTACGGCGAGGCCGGGTCAGTTTTTCCGGTCCGGTTGAGGAGTGCACCTCGGCGGGGTTGGCCCGCGCGATGGTCGGTGAGGCCGACGCAGCTCCCCTGTCGCGCCCCGTTGTCCCGCTCGAGGGTACGGCTGGCGGGTCAACCGTCCCAACGATCGCGGGTCTCGAGCTCCGGGGTGGTGAGATCGTTGGGCTGGCGGCGGTCGAGGGCAACGGCCAACGCGAGTTGCTCCGATCCCTCGGTGGTCCCGGGACCGCTTTCGTTCCCGAGGATCGGACCACGGAAGGGCTGATCGGTGGATTCAGCCTGACGGAAAACCTGGTGCTCGGCCTGTCGGGCGACGCTCGATGGGTGAAAGGACCCTGGTTGGATTGGCCGGCGGCCGGCCGGCGCATGGACGCGTTGCTGACCGAGTTCGGGATTCGAGCCAGCGGTTCCGACGCCCCGGCCCGGTCGTTGAGTGGCGGAAACCAACAGAAAGTGGTGTTGGCCCGGGCTTTTGAGGCCAAGCCCCGACTCCTCGTCGCAGAGAACCCGACGCGGGGGCTCGATATCCAGGCCACCGCTTTCGTGCACCAGCAACTCCGGGCCTATACCAGGGCGGGCGGCGCGGTGGTGTTCTATTCAACCGATCTCGACGAAGTCCTGGCCCTGGCCGATCGGGTTCTGGTCGTGGTTCGTGGCGCGGTGATTCCGGTGCTCGCCGGGGCTTCTCGATCAGCGGTCGGGGCGATGATGCTCGGCGTCGGCGAATGA
- a CDS encoding ABC transporter permease gives MTWLRRAAVPVGGAVAGLVILSLGLALLGYDAGAALGALWRGAFESWYTISSATMVRAVPLITIGLGLAISFRAGALNIGAEGQFAVGAMAATAVGLATAGWPAPLGLTATLLAGVLGGAAWILVPVALRFRFGVLEVISTLLLNFVAEALISYAVQGPLQEAKGTYPQSDALGASVRLPLISGTRLHAGFFLVLVLGVVLWVVFRRSVWGFRLRAVGEAPRAAELAGGIRVERTVAVALLCSGALAGLAGAFEVSGVTYALYQNLSPGYGFTAIAVALIARTDPIGVVVAGLAFGALDAGAAAMQRDAGVPAVAVSIVQAVIIVVALLSVRRGPGPAPS, from the coding sequence ATGACCTGGCTTCGGCGGGCGGCGGTGCCGGTCGGCGGCGCCGTGGCCGGATTGGTCATCCTGAGCCTTGGACTTGCCCTGCTCGGCTATGACGCCGGGGCAGCGTTAGGTGCGCTCTGGCGCGGCGCGTTCGAATCGTGGTACACCATCAGTTCGGCGACGATGGTTCGAGCAGTGCCGTTGATAACAATCGGTCTCGGCCTCGCGATTTCCTTTCGGGCCGGCGCCCTCAACATTGGCGCCGAGGGCCAATTCGCGGTCGGGGCGATGGCGGCGACCGCCGTTGGGTTGGCCACGGCCGGTTGGCCGGCACCTCTTGGCCTCACAGCCACCCTACTGGCCGGGGTCCTGGGTGGCGCGGCCTGGATCCTGGTACCGGTGGCGCTTCGGTTCCGATTTGGGGTGCTCGAGGTCATCAGCACGCTGCTGCTCAACTTCGTGGCGGAGGCCCTGATCAGCTATGCGGTTCAAGGTCCGCTGCAGGAGGCCAAGGGCACCTATCCGCAGAGTGATGCGCTCGGGGCCTCGGTTCGATTGCCACTGATTTCCGGGACTCGGTTGCACGCCGGCTTCTTTCTGGTCTTGGTGCTCGGGGTTGTGCTCTGGGTGGTGTTCCGGCGGAGCGTCTGGGGTTTTCGGTTGCGGGCCGTAGGTGAAGCGCCCCGGGCAGCCGAGCTCGCGGGCGGGATTCGGGTGGAGCGAACCGTGGCGGTGGCGCTGCTCTGCTCGGGGGCGTTGGCCGGCCTGGCGGGGGCGTTCGAGGTATCCGGCGTTACCTATGCCCTGTACCAGAACCTGTCGCCGGGGTACGGGTTCACGGCGATTGCGGTTGCCCTGATTGCGCGAACCGATCCGATCGGGGTGGTAGTGGCCGGCTTGGCCTTCGGGGCGCTCGACGCCGGCGCGGCCGCCATGCAGCGGGATGCCGGGGTGCCGGCGGTTGCGGTTTCAATCGTCCAGGCGGTGATCATCGTCGTGGCGCTGCTGAGTGTTCGGCGCGGCCCCGGTCCGGCGCCGTCATGA
- a CDS encoding ABC transporter permease — translation MDPIIGLVAAAVRIATPLLWASLGEVIAERAGVINLAVEGSMLVGCLAAVFGALSGDPWLGVLAAAGAGMVVSGLFAAIAIWGRTDQIIAGTAVTLASVGATGVLYRQLLSTHGAELQLPMLGPVLFRQPAPTYLALAAVPVVWWALYRTTVGLRLRAVGEAADAARAIGINTRWYQTIAVMIGGLFAGIGGATLVLAQVGAFAERMTAGRGFIAIAVVVLGRWQPAGVLGAALAFGALTALQFGFQAMGLEVPYQFFVMLPYLVALGALTGVAGRVRPPRGLGRTAP, via the coding sequence ATGGATCCGATCATCGGCTTGGTGGCGGCCGCCGTCCGCATTGCCACGCCGCTGCTCTGGGCTTCTCTGGGCGAGGTGATTGCCGAGCGAGCCGGGGTGATCAACTTGGCCGTCGAGGGATCGATGCTGGTGGGGTGCTTGGCCGCGGTGTTTGGGGCGCTCAGTGGTGATCCGTGGTTGGGGGTGCTCGCGGCGGCCGGGGCGGGCATGGTGGTTTCCGGCCTTTTTGCGGCGATAGCAATCTGGGGCCGGACGGACCAGATCATCGCCGGTACAGCGGTGACCCTGGCCTCGGTCGGAGCGACCGGGGTGTTGTACCGGCAACTACTCTCGACCCACGGTGCCGAGCTTCAGCTGCCGATGCTCGGTCCGGTCCTGTTCCGGCAGCCGGCTCCGACCTACCTGGCGTTGGCGGCAGTTCCGGTGGTTTGGTGGGCGCTCTACCGTACCACGGTAGGGCTACGGCTCCGGGCCGTGGGTGAGGCGGCCGACGCCGCTCGGGCGATCGGGATCAACACCCGCTGGTATCAAACGATTGCCGTGATGATCGGGGGTCTTTTTGCAGGGATTGGCGGGGCGACGTTGGTGTTGGCTCAGGTGGGTGCGTTTGCCGAGCGGATGACGGCCGGCCGGGGGTTCATCGCCATTGCGGTCGTGGTGCTTGGGCGGTGGCAGCCGGCCGGGGTTCTGGGGGCGGCGCTGGCCTTTGGGGCGCTGACGGCGCTACAATTCGGGTTCCAGGCCATGGGGCTCGAAGTGCCCTACCAGTTCTTCGTCATGCTTCCCTACCTGGTTGCCCTCGGGGCCCTTACCGGGGTGGCGGGCCGGGTGCGGCCACCCCGAGGTTTGGGCCGAACGGCTCCCTGA
- a CDS encoding S58 family peptidase: MPNLRRNLSLVALATVFFAGLAGGQTKQRARELGIPLDGTPGALNAITDVPGVEVGMTTLISGEGKLVVGKGPVRTGVTAILPRGKTSDSEVYAAWFTLNGNGELTGTTWVEESGFLGGPVMITNTHSVGVVHHATIEWAVKKGKEFSWSLPVVGETWDGGMNDINGFHVTKQHAADAIDNAKSGPVAEGNVGGGTGMTCNQFKGGTGTSSRRIAVLGQAYHIGVLVQCNYGGRARFSVAGVPVGQEIPDLLPCFVPLADGTVAERAACTPNGGGGADLGDVGSIIVVVATDAPLLPHQLKRVVKRAALGIGRMGGIGGNSSGDIFIAFSTANPAAGASDKVATVQSIPNETINPVFEATIDATSEAILNAMLAAETMTGANGRRVYALPHDRLLAALRKYGRLR; this comes from the coding sequence ATGCCCAACCTTCGCCGAAACCTCAGCCTTGTCGCCCTCGCAACCGTATTCTTCGCCGGCTTGGCCGGCGGGCAAACCAAGCAACGTGCCCGCGAGCTTGGGATTCCGCTCGACGGAACCCCTGGCGCACTCAATGCCATTACGGACGTCCCCGGCGTCGAGGTCGGGATGACCACCCTGATCTCGGGCGAAGGCAAGCTGGTAGTCGGCAAAGGCCCGGTCCGAACCGGCGTCACCGCCATTCTGCCTCGGGGCAAAACCAGCGATTCAGAGGTCTACGCCGCGTGGTTTACGCTGAACGGCAACGGCGAATTAACCGGCACCACCTGGGTCGAGGAATCCGGGTTTCTCGGCGGCCCGGTTATGATCACGAACACCCATTCCGTTGGCGTCGTTCACCATGCCACCATCGAATGGGCGGTCAAGAAAGGCAAGGAGTTCTCGTGGTCATTGCCGGTCGTCGGGGAAACCTGGGACGGCGGAATGAACGACATCAATGGGTTCCACGTCACCAAGCAACACGCCGCGGACGCCATCGATAACGCGAAATCCGGCCCGGTCGCCGAAGGGAATGTCGGCGGTGGGACCGGAATGACCTGCAACCAGTTCAAAGGGGGCACCGGCACCTCGTCGCGCCGGATCGCGGTCCTTGGGCAAGCCTATCACATCGGGGTGCTGGTCCAGTGCAACTACGGCGGGCGGGCGCGATTCTCCGTCGCTGGTGTTCCGGTGGGACAAGAAATCCCCGACCTGCTTCCCTGTTTCGTACCGCTCGCCGACGGAACCGTCGCCGAGCGGGCGGCCTGCACCCCAAACGGTGGGGGTGGTGCGGATTTGGGCGATGTCGGCTCGATTATCGTCGTCGTCGCCACCGACGCCCCGCTCCTGCCCCATCAGCTGAAACGGGTCGTCAAGCGAGCGGCGTTAGGCATCGGTCGGATGGGCGGGATCGGCGGCAACTCCTCCGGCGATATCTTCATCGCTTTCTCCACCGCGAATCCGGCCGCTGGTGCCTCCGACAAGGTGGCCACCGTGCAATCGATCCCGAACGAAACCATCAATCCGGTCTTCGAGGCCACGATTGACGCCACCTCCGAAGCCATCTTGAACGCCATGCTGGCCGCCGAAACCATGACCGGCGCCAATGGCCGGCGGGTCTATGCCCTGCCCCACGATCGCCTTCTTGCCGCGTTGCGGAAGTACGGGCGACTTCGCTGA
- a CDS encoding Nif3-like dinuclear metal center hexameric protein has protein sequence MSAPVELQTVAGYLDGYLRVREVPDEPGAVNGLQVENSGLVGGFVAAVDASQATIDGVIEACSRFAPPPLLLVHHGLFWDGNIPVTDRRYRRLAGLLRADVPLYSAHIPLDVHGEVGNNAVLAASLGLTECQPFDSYRGAALGICGLAPGGLHRDRLVELLDTSLGTVARLIPGGPPIVRRVGIITGGAGSRIGAARDAGLDTFVTGEGAHQTYFDAMEFGVNVIYAGHYATEQVGVKALALHLATRFNLPWEFHHHPTGL, from the coding sequence ATGAGCGCCCCGGTCGAACTTCAGACGGTCGCCGGCTACCTGGATGGATACCTCCGAGTGCGGGAGGTCCCTGACGAACCGGGGGCCGTCAATGGACTGCAAGTCGAGAACTCCGGTCTGGTCGGCGGTTTCGTGGCCGCCGTCGACGCTTCACAGGCCACGATCGACGGGGTGATCGAGGCCTGCTCGCGGTTCGCGCCGCCGCCGTTGCTGCTGGTTCACCACGGACTGTTCTGGGACGGCAACATCCCGGTCACGGACCGCCGCTATCGCCGGCTGGCCGGGCTGCTTCGGGCGGATGTACCGCTCTACTCCGCCCACATTCCGCTTGACGTGCACGGCGAGGTCGGCAACAACGCGGTCCTGGCCGCGAGCCTCGGTCTGACCGAGTGCCAGCCGTTCGATAGCTACCGTGGTGCGGCGCTTGGGATTTGCGGCCTGGCCCCGGGCGGCTTGCACCGGGACCGTTTGGTGGAGCTGCTCGACACCTCACTCGGCACCGTGGCCCGGCTGATTCCCGGCGGGCCCCCGATCGTCCGGCGGGTGGGAATTATTACCGGGGGTGCGGGGTCCCGGATCGGCGCGGCCCGAGATGCCGGTCTCGATACCTTCGTCACCGGCGAGGGCGCCCACCAAACCTACTTCGACGCCATGGAGTTTGGCGTCAACGTGATCTACGCCGGCCATTACGCCACCGAACAGGTGGGTGTCAAGGCGCTGGCCCTGCACCTGGCGACGCGATTCAATCTGCCATGGGAATTTCACCACCATCCGACGGGACTTTGA
- a CDS encoding polymer-forming cytoskeletal protein: protein MGIFSNPPSPSGVPVRRRADPNAISIVAPDMAVTGDLRADGVVRIEGRVSGNVNAAHQILLSPGGVVEGNLETREAVLGGVVYGTVTATERVEVQATAQVNGDIVTPRLLIQEGGQLNGGIRMEAAAELPTDG, encoded by the coding sequence ATGGGCATCTTTTCCAATCCGCCTTCGCCGAGTGGCGTGCCCGTCCGGCGGCGGGCCGATCCGAACGCGATCTCAATCGTTGCCCCCGATATGGCAGTGACCGGCGACCTCCGCGCCGACGGCGTGGTCAGGATCGAGGGCCGGGTGTCAGGCAATGTCAACGCGGCCCATCAAATCCTGCTGTCGCCGGGCGGCGTGGTGGAGGGGAATCTCGAGACTCGCGAAGCCGTGCTCGGCGGAGTGGTCTATGGTACGGTGACCGCCACCGAACGGGTTGAGGTCCAAGCCACGGCCCAGGTCAATGGCGACATCGTGACGCCGCGGCTCCTGATCCAGGAGGGTGGCCAACTCAATGGAGGCATTCGGATGGAGGCCGCGGCGGAGTTACCGACTGATGGGTAG